The proteins below are encoded in one region of Podarcis raffonei isolate rPodRaf1 chromosome 8, rPodRaf1.pri, whole genome shotgun sequence:
- the CIAO1 gene encoding probable cytosolic iron-sulfur protein assembly protein CIAO1, which yields MMKDSLTLLSRIPAHPDSRCWFLAWNPTGSLLASCGGDRSIRIWGKEGDTWVCKSVLGEGHQRTIRKVAWSPCGNYLASASFDATTCIWKKNHEDFECAATLEGHENEVKSVSWAPSGSLLATCSRDKTVWVWEVDEEDEYECMSVLNSHTQDVKHVVWHPNQELLASASYDDTVKLYREEEDDWVCFTTLEGHESTVWSLAFDHSGERLASCSDDKTVRIWRQYKPGNEQGVVCNGTDPTWKCICTLSGFHTRTIYDVAWCQLTGALATACGDDAIRIFEEELHSDPHQPTFTLTVHMARAHSQDVNCVAWNPKEPGLLASCSDDGEMAFWKYQRPEVC from the exons ATGATGAAGGATTCCCTGACACTTTTGTCTCGCATCCCAGCACACCCAGATTCCCGATGCTGGTTTCTCGCTTGGAACCCTACAGGGAGTCTCTTAGCTTCCTGTGGTGGAGACCGTAGCATTCGAATATGGGGGAAAGAAG GTGATACCTGGGTGTGCAAGTCTGTTCTGGGTGAGGGACACCAGAGAACTATCCGCAAGGTGGCCTGGTCCCCCTGTGGGAACTACCTGGCTTCTGCCAGTTTTGATGCTACCACCTGCATTTGGAAGAAGAACCATGAGGATTTTGAG TGTGCAGCCACTCTGGAGGGCCATGAGAATGAGGTGAAGTCTGTGTCATGGGCACCATCTGGCAGCCTTCTGGCCACTTGCAGCCGAGACAAAACTGTCTGGGTTTGGGAAG TGGACGAAGAGGATGAATACGAGTGCATGAGTGTCTTGAATTCCCACACGCAGGATGTCAAGCATGTTGTCTGGCATCCCAACCAAGAG CTATTGGCATCAGCGAGTTATGATGACACTGTGAAATTGTACCGGGAGGAAGAGGACGACTGGGTGTGTTTTACCACCCTAGAGGGGCATGAGTCCACGGTGTGGAGCCTGGCCTTTGACCACAGTGGGGAGCGCCTGGCCTCCTGCAGCGATGACAAGACAGTGCGCATTTGGCGCCAGTATAAGCCGGGCAATGAGCAAG GTGTTGTCTGCAATGGCACAGATCCTACCTGGAAATGCATCTGCACCCTTTCTGGCTTCCACACAAGAACCATCTACGACGTGGCATG GTGCCAGCTAACGGGAGCTTTAGCCACGGCTTGTGGAGATGATGCCATCAGAATATTTGAGGAGGAGCTGCACTCAGACCCCCACCAGCCCACTTTCACCCTTACTGTCCACATGGCCCGGGCTCACTCCCAGGATGTGAACTGTGTGGCCTGGAACCCGAAGGAGCCTGGGCTGCTGGCTTCATGCAGCGATGACGGAGAGATGGCATTTTGGAAATACCAGCGCCCCGAGGTCTGCTGA
- the TMEM127 gene encoding transmembrane protein 127 — translation MYTPSGSVLPSGRRRRGQDGSALPKQPERSLASALPGALSITALCTALAEPAWLRIHGGTCSRQELGVADVLGYVDPDLLKEYCMNPQTVLLLRVIAAFCFLGIICSLSAFLLDVFGPKHPALKITRRYAFAHILTVLQCATVIGFCYWASELILAQQQQHKKYHGSQVYVTFAVSFYLVAGAGGASILATAANLLRHYPTEEEEQALELLSEMEENEPYPAEYEVINQFQPPPAYTP, via the exons ATGTACACCCCAAGTGGCTCGGTGTTGCCCAGTGGGCGCAGGCGAAGAGGCCAGGATGGGAGTGCCTTGCCAAAGCAGCCAGAAAGGAGCCTGGCTTCTGCATTGCCTGGTGCCCTCTCAATAACTGCCCTGTGTACTGCACTAGCAGAGCCTGCTTGGCTACGGATTCATGGGGGCACTTGTTCTCGCCAGGAGCTGGGAGTTGCTGATGTGCTGGGATATGTAGACCCGGATTTACTTAAAG AGTACTGCATGAACCCCCAGACAGTGTTGTTGCTTCGGGTTATTGCTGCCTTCTGCTTCCTGGGAATCATATGCAGCCTTTCAGCTTTCCTGTTGGATGTGTTTGGACCAAAGCATCCTGCACTGAAGATCACACGACGTTACGCATTTGCCCACATCCTCACAG TGCTGCAGTGTGCCACTGTGATCGGGTTTTGTTATTGGGCCTCGGAGCTCATccttgcgcagcagcagcagcacaaaaagTACCATGGCTCACAAGTGTATGTTACCTTTGCCGTTAGCTTTTACCTGGTGGCTGGCGCTGGTGGGGCCTCCATCCTTGCCACAGCTGCCAACCTACTGCGCCATTACCCAactgaggaggaagagcaggcatTGGAGCTCCTCTCCGAGATGGAAGAGAATGAACCTTATCCAGCAGAATACGAAGTGATCAACCAGTTCCAGCCACCTCCAGCATATACACCATAA
- the STARD7 gene encoding stAR-related lipid transfer protein 7, mitochondrial, with the protein MFHPLHWRPPSSIYSYYTNTARFIGYKGKLQLVWQNEKSLKDRYQWLLTWLRKGTEQCPRQKNLLSLLANQCSYVTGQRVQRAQQIGQLYSNIYSERTRKSLFSSLWRKFLGRYTSACKLMAAVTGVFLWEEERIKEEELKRSAEEMKRMEEINVFQSNKGMSQTQEPKDAGSVSREQSWEMVMDKKHFKLWRRPIGGTHLYQYRVFGTYTDVTPRQFFNVQLDTEYRKKWDSLVIKLEVIERDQDTGSEVIHWVTHFPYPMYSRDYVYVRRYSVDQENNLMVLVSRAVEHPSVPEDPEFVRVQTYESQMVIRPHSSFDENGFDYLLTYSDNPQTVFPRYCVSWMVSSGMPDFLEKLHMAALKAKNMEIEVKDYISSAKSLESGSNDSKEGKASMPSQDHKGEGTCSPIQIDYA; encoded by the exons ATGTTCCACCCACTTCATTGGAGGCCTCCCTCCAGCATTTATTCCTACTACACGAATACTGCCCGCTTCATCGGCTACAAAGGGAAACTACAACTTGTTTGGCAAAATGAGAAGTCATTGAAAGACAGGTACCAGTGGCTGCTCACCTGGCTACGGAAAGGAACAGAGCAATGTCCAAGGCAGAAAAACCTCCTCTCGCTGCTGGCCAACCAGTGCAGCTATGTGACCGGCCAAAGGGTCCAGCGTGCTCAGCAGATTGGACAGCTGTACAGTAACATCTACTCTGAGAGAACACGCAAAAGCCTCTTCAGCTCCTTGTGGCGCAAGTTCCTAGGGCGTTATACCAGTGCCTGCAAGCTGATGGCAGCCGTCACAGGTGTGTTCttgtgggaagaggagaggatcAAAGAAGAGGAGCTGAAAAG GTCTGCAGAAGAGATGAAACGCATGGAAGAAATCAATGTGTTCCAGAGTAACAAAGGAATGAGCCAGACACAGGAGCCAAAGGACGCAGGTTCTGTTTCCAGGGAGCAGAGCTGGGAAATGGTGATGGACAAGAAGCACTTCAAGCTATGGCGGCGCCCAATTGGAGGGACTCATCTGTATCAGTACCGAG TCTTTGGGACATACACAGATGTGACACCTAGGCAGTTTTTCAATGTGCAA CTGGATACAGAATATCGAAAGAAATGGGACTCACTAGTCATCAAACTGGAGGTGATTGAGAGAGACCAGGACACTGGATCAGAGGTTATTCACTGGGTAACTCATTTTCCG TATCCAATGTACTCGCGGGACTATGTGTATGTGCGACGGTACAGTGTGGACCAGGAGAACAATTTGATGGTGCTTGTCTCACG AGCGGTTGAACACCCAAGTGTCCCTGAAGATCCTGAATTTGTCCGTGTTCAAACCTATGAATCGCAAATGGTTATCCGCCCTCACAGTTCGTTTGATGAG AATGGCTTTGACTACCTGCTAACATACAGTGACAACCCGCAGACAGTGTTCCCCCGGTACTGTGTCAGCTGGATGGTCTCCAGTG gcATGCCAGACTTCCTGGAAAAACTGCACATGGCAGCTTTGAAAGCCAAGAACATGGAAATCGAAGTGAAGGACTATATCTCTTCTGCCAAGTCCCTGGAGTCTGGCAGCAATGACAGCAAGGAGGGGAAGGCCAGCATGCCCAGCCAGGATCACAAAGGTGAAGGGACCTGCAGTCCTATTCAGATAGACTATGCTTAA